The genomic region ACGCAACTGGGCGTACACGGGCGAGACGGCTGCGAGCTCGGCATATTTTTTGGTGAAGCCTTCGGTGAAGGCGCGGCTGGCGCCGTCGATGTTGCCGGACGGTGCGCGGGTGCCGTCGGGGGCGACGACTTCGTCGGCATTGACCAATTTCACGCCGTCGCCTTGCAGTTGCATGGCGTTGTCGTCGGCGGTTTCTTTCACACATTCGTATTCGGGGACAAAAAACCAGCGCTGCAGGGCGTTGCGATTGACGGCGACGGGATTGACGCGATCGACCCAGCTAATGAGTTGCTTGACGGGGGGATGCTCCAGGCCAATGCCGATGAGCTTCATGCGATAATCCGCCTCGACCAAGACTTGGGCGAAGTGGGTGTCGGGCGGGACGCCTTTGATGTGGATCAATTGCGGACCGAGGTTTTCTTTCAGCCCGGCCATGATGAATTCGGCGTCGCCTTGGGGATTTTGGGCCGAGATTCGGGAGCCGACTTCCTTGAGGAACTGCTGCATTTTTTGCAGGCCTTCCTGGGTGGGATCGATGGAGCAGCTAATTTGCGAAGTGGCTTTTCCCTGCGGCGGGAAGGCGCGGAGCGCGGTGACCAAATCGTCGAGTTCCACGACCGGCCGCAGCGAGGTCATGCCGCGGACACGGCCGGCAGGATCGGACATCCAGCCTTCGGCCGGGCCGGCGATGACAATATCTTTGGTGTCAGGATAGTAGAACACGTATTGCAGGCGGGTGAGGCCGGCCAGGTATTTCATTTCTTCGCTGGGGGGCAGGCCGTTGTCTTGTCGCTGTTTGAGCGCGGCTTCCAGCCGATTGAGAGAGATTTTTCGCAGTGGGCTGGGCTTGACGACGCCGGGATTGGTGGCCGCCAGGGCGGCGCGCGCGGCGGCAATGCGCTGGCGTGCCAATTGGCCAGTGAGGTCGGGAAACATTTCGGTGCGCAACACGCCGTTGGCATCGACCACGACTCCGGCGGCGCCAAAGATATTTGAGCTGGTGGATGTCGATGTGGTGGAGGTGCTGGTCGTGGTCGTGGAGGTAGAGGTCGACGTGGTGCTGGTCGACGTGGTGCTGGTGGTCGTGGTGGTCGTCTGCGCTTGGCTAGTTTGAACCTGAACCAGCATGCAACCCACGGTTGCCAGCGCTGCCAGAAAGACCGCAAACGGAAACCTGTTCAAACAGATGCGAGACATGTGGCTGATTTCTCCCTGCGTGGCGCAACGGTGTCCGGTACGCTCCCACCTAACTTCGCGAGATACAATCACAACGAGGCGTGAGATGGGAGCGTGTCTTTGATTTAGTATTGAGGCGCCGAGGCCGCCGCTGCGGCCCTGTGGGCCCTGGAAAGGATAGATTTCTGCTTCGACTTATGCAATTTCCAGCATAATAAGGGGCTTTGGGCAAAGCAAGAAAAACAGGCTATTTTTGATTGGCGGGCCATGTACCGTGGCAAATCGGCTGACAGAATAGAGGTATAGGCCCAAAAGTGATGCTGGTGGCTGTGTTTCCTGACTCACACCGTCGGACGATGACTTCGATGGTGGTGGGACAATTTGAAATTCCGACAGCCGCTTTTCCCGACTGACACAGTCGGGCTATGTTCAAATTGGCCCACTACCACTTCGATGACACCGTCGGTTTTTGTTTGAGTTGTCGTTTATTGCGAATATCGACCGATCACTTCGCCCATGTCGCTGATTGCAGAAGAACAACTTACCGATTCTGCACGTCCCGCGGAGCCCGGGCCGCTGGCGCGTGTGGGTTTATCGATTCCACTGCCGCGCGGTCCGCAATGGTACTTGGTGCTGTACCGCTGGCTGCTGGTGGCTGCGACCTTGTACACGGTGGCGGTGACTTGGAACGTGTGGCAAGACCGGTCCAGTCCGAATTGGCATCCGTGGGAATTTGCCAAGCCGGCGAATACGATTTCGTGGGAGAACCGGCCCAGCGATTCGCAACTGGCTCCGATGTTGCCGGTGTGGGATGGGCTGCCGCAGATTGATTTCGGGTGGCTGATCGTGGGCTCGCTATTGTTGGTTTTGATTTTTCCGCGCACGGGGTTGGCGGCGCTGAGCACGGTATTGGTGTTGAGCGTGCTGTTTGATCGCACGCGGCTGCAGCCCCATTACGTGCTGGTGTTTATGCTGCTGGCGACGCTGCCGGGGGTGAATGCGCAGTTGGTGGGGCGCGCGAATGTGATTGCGCTGTGGTTTTGGGCCGGGTTTCACAAATTGATCATCGATTTTATCAAGCCGGAGGGAATGAACGGCTTTCGCTCCGATGTGATTCCCAATTACCTGATGGAGCATTTTCCCGGCGAGCATTGGTTTACCACGCATAGTTTCGGCGTGGCCGTGGGATGGTTGATCGCGGTTTCGGAAGTGTCGTTGGCGGTGTTGTGCTTTATTCCGCGAGCACGATGGGTGGTGGCTTTTTTAGCGCTGTTTTTGCACACGGGGATTGTGATTTGGAATTGCCTGGGTCCGCACTGCAATTTGCTGGGATGGAATGTGATGCTGGCGCTGGCCGGCTTTGCACTGTTTTTGCCGTGGCGCGAATCTCGGCTGCAAACCTGGCGGAGGTGCAACTGGCTGGCCCGCGGCGGGGCCGTGTTTTTGCTGGTTTCTCCGGCCGCGTTTTATGTGAACGGCATGGCAGCGTATTTGTCTTACTGCGTGTACGTACCCAACAATCCGTTTGCGGTTTTGTACCGGCCGGGGGAAGAGCCGAAAGCGGTCACGTTCATGGGATACGAAGAGGTGAATTTTCCGCTTTCCCCCTCGCACAGTATATTGCAGGCGTACTTCGACAAAGTGCGGCAGCCGGGGGACGTGATGATTGTGCACGATCCGCGGCCGTGGGCCGAAAGCCACGGCATGAACGGCCGGGAATACACTGACTATGGCGAGTTCCCACGCGGCGAGCATGTACGGTATTGGTATGACGAACACGACCGGCCCGTCAGCAAAAAACCGGGGTCGACGGGTGACAATCATCTCCCAGACGGCAAACTCTCGCGCGGTGACGGCGACATTGGCGACGATAAATTGATCGGCGGCGACGATCTTTCGCACCTGGCGGCGGATGGCAGCTACCGCGACGGGATGAAACAAGGCTTATGGCTGAGTTGGCACACCAACGGCAAAATGGCCTCGCAAGGGATGATGATAGACGATCAACGGCACGGGCCGTGGATTGAGTATCATTCGAACGGCAACAAACTGAGCTTCGGCAGCTACAATCATGGCCAGGAAGAAGGGCCGTGGACGTTTTGGTATTCTGACGGCCAAAAGGAAATGGAAGGGAAGTACGTGGACGGGCAAATGGACGGTGTGTGGACCACCTGGACGCCTTCGGGCGAACGCAGCAAAATTGAATTTCGCAAAGGCGTGCCGGTACTGTCGCAGTAATTCAAGTCGAAATATCGAATGGATGCGCCGCAATCTCAACCGCCGGCAGCTCAACCGACGCCGGCCGAACCGCCCCGGATCGAATTGCCACCGATCAGCGGCCTGCTCCTGGCGGGGTTAGCCATTGGGGTGGGGGTGATTGCCGGGTTTGGGGCGGTGTTTTTTCGGGCGCTGATCAGCCTGTTTCATAACTTGCTGTTTCTGGGAAAGTTGTCGTTGTATTACGACGCCAATTTGCACACGCCGCCATTTTGGCTGAGCGGCTGGGAATGGCTGGTGATTTTTGTTCCCGTGATGGGGTCGGTCGGCGTGGCGTGGCTGGTGCAAAATTTTGCTCCGGAAGCCAAAGGGCACGGCGTGCCGGAAGTGATGGAAGCCATCGGCTACCGCGGCGGAATCATTCGGCCGGTGGTGGCAGCGGTGAAATCGCTGGCATCGGGGTTGTCGATCGGCAGCGGCGGTTCGGTGGGACGTGAAGGGCCGATTATTCAGATTGGGGCCGCCTTCGGTTCTACGTTGGGGCAGATTGTTTCGATGACGCCGCAGCAGCGGATTACGCTGATCGCTGCCGGCGGGGGAGCAGGCATTGCGGCTACGTTCAACACTCCGATTGGCGGCGTATTGTTTGCCGTGGAACTTTTGCTACCGATCGTCAGTGCCGCCACGTTAATGCCCGTGGCGCTGGCCGTGGCCGTGGCGACGCACATTGGGCGGTATTTCTTCGGGACGTTTCCCTCGTTTAACGTGCCGGCGCTACGGGTTCCCGATTTCACCTTGGATAGTTTGGGCTTGGCGCCGGTGCTGATTGTGGCGGGGGTGTTGTTGGGCCTATTGGCCGCGCTGTTTGTGCGGTCGATTTATTGGTTTGAAGACCGCTTCGACTCGCTGCCGGGCAATTATTACACGCGGCACATGCTGGGGATGTTATGTGTGGGCCTGTTGATGTATGCGATGATGACACGAACCACGGGATTCGAAGGCGGCGGGCATTATTTTGTGCAAGGCGTGGGTTACGCCACGATTGACGACGTGCTGCGGGGTACGTTGACTGCCCCGGGACTGCTGTTGCTGCTGGTTGCAACCAAGCTATTAGCCACGAGCTTGACGCTGGGATCGGGGGCGTCGGGCGGGGTGTTTTCGCCATTGTTGTTTTTGGGTGCGACGGCCGGGGCCTCGCTGGGAGCGCTGGCGGGGAACTTCACCCCGCACATGACGCTTACTCCGGCTGCCATGGGAGTGGTCGGCATGGCGGCGATGGTGGGCAGCGCCACGGGAGCCATTTTGACGGCCATTGTGATGCTATTTGAAATGACGCGCGATTACAACGTGGTGCTGCCGATTATCATCACGCTGGCGATAGCCGACGCGGTGCGGCGCTACGTTTGCCCGCCGACCATTTATACGCTGAAGTTGCTGCGGCGGGGGGACATTGTGGCGCCGGGACAGATTAGCCGGTCGTAGTGTGCGACAAGGAATAATAAGCGACCGTGGAAAATTCCACGCTCGTGCGGCGCTAATTTCGCATGGGCTCCAGCGGCGTGTTGGAGAACATGCCGATGAGGCCTTCGGCGGCGGTGGGATGCGTGAAAATGGCATCACGCAGCGCGGTGTACGGCAAATTCGCGATCATGGCGGTTTGGACGACGGCCATCATTTCGCTGGCCTCGGCTCCGAACACGGTGAAGCCGAGAATGCGGTCGTCGGGCCCAATCAAGGCTTTGGCAAATCCGCGCATGGCGGACAGGGTGAAGTTTCGCAGCACGGCGGCCATGGGATATTTGACCAGGCGGTAGGATACGTTCTTGGCCTGCGCTTCCCGCTCGCTGAGGCCGACATGGGCCAGTTCCGGATCGGTGAATAAGCAATACGGAATGAGGCGGTCGCGGGTCGTGCGATTGCCGCCATCCAAGTTGCTGATGACCACGCGAAAGTCGTCTTCGCCGACGTGCGTGAACATGGGGCTGCCGGCGCAATCGCCGACGGCCCAAATATCGGCGGCGGTGGTTTGGAGCCGGTCGTTGACTTTGATGAAATCGCGCGGATCGAGTTCCACGCCGGTTTTGGCGAGATCGATTTTATCGGTATTGGGCGTGCGGCCGGTGGCCACGAGCATGTCGGAAGCTTCCAAAGTTTTTTCCGATCCGCCAACACGCAAGCGAATTTTGACACCGCTGCCGGAACGGCCGGCGACTTCTAGCATTTGTGCCTGCGGTAATACGTCGATGCCTTCATCGCGCATCAGCTGTTCCACCGCGGCGGCGATGTCGGCATCTTCCCGTTCGAGCAATTGCTGGCCCATTTGCACGATGGTGACACGGCTGCCGAAGCGGCGCATGGCCTGGGCAAACTCCAAGCCGACGTAACCGCCGCCGATAAGGACCAGATGTTGGGGCACGCGCTCCAACTCCAAAGCTTCAACATGAGTTAGCGGGGCGGCGTCGACCAGTCCGGGAACGGGGGGAATTGCGGCACGCGAACCAAGGCCGAGAAAAACTCGGTCGCCGCGAATTTGTCGCAAGCCGCCGTCGTTGAGCGTTACCTCGACGGTTTTAGGGGCGATGAATTTTGCATTGCCCATGATCAGTTCGGCACCGCTGGCTTTGAAGTTTTGTAGGTGCATCTGGACCAGATCAGCCACCATTTTCCGTTTACGGCGAGCGACGCCGGGCATATCGACTTCAAGTTTTCCCGTGGTAACACCCAAGCCTGTTTGTGGATCGACGAGGGACACGGCCTTGGCGCTAAAGATGACGTTTTTGCTGGGGAGGCAGGAAACATTCGGGCAAGAGCCCCCGATCATGGAACGTTCGACGACGGCGGTTTTTTGACCGCGCTTGGCGAGTGTCCAACCGATGAGTTTTCCGCCTACGCCGCTGCCGATGACGAGGTTTTGATAGTTCTCGATGTGCATGTTGACCCTCCTGTGAAACTTGACTGCGATCACTCGACCGGCTGTCGAGAAATTAGTGCGATATTGACGAACGCCGCCAGCATCGTCGACGGCGAGGCAATGCATTCATTCGACATCGGTTGCGGCGGCCTTTCAAGCCTGTGGCATGATGCTTTGTACCGAGGTACGCAAAAACGGGTTGGCCCGGCGAGTGAATGTCCGTAAGATGTCTTGGCAATTGATTTGTGAGACAATGGTTATGTAAGCCAGCGCGACCATCGGTCGCGGCTTGATAACATTGATGTACAACCGCGATTCCCGGCGTGGCCGCCGGGGCTAATGAATTTCCGCAACCTGCGCCTGTGCCATGCCCGATAACGCCCATATTCGCAATTTCTGCATCATCGCCCATATCGATCACGGCAAAAGCACGCTGGCCGACCGGCTGATCGAACTGACCGGCACGGTCCAAAAGCGCGAAATGCAAGAGCAACTGCTGGATGACATGGATATCGAGCGCGAACGGGGCATCACGATAAAAGCCCGGGCCGTGTCGATGCGTTATCAGTATCGGGGGGAAGAATACGAGTTGAATTTGATCGACACGCCGGGGCATGTTGATTTTCATTATGAAGTTTCGCGCAGTCTGAGCTGCTGCGAAGGTGCGGTGCTGCTGGTCGATGCTTTTCAAGGCGTGGAGGCTCAGACGGTGGCCAACGCCTTGGCGGCGATGGAGCATAATTTAGTGATCGTGCCGGCGCTCAATAAAGTCGACCTCAAGAATGCCCGGCCCGATGAAGTGACGCTGGAAATGGAGCAGGTGCTGGGCATCAAGCCGGACGAAGTGCTGCACACCAGCGGCAAAACCGGCGTCGGGGTGGCAGAACTGTTGGAAGCCATTGTGCAGCGCATTCCGCCGCCGCAGGGTGACCCCGCCGCGCCGCTGCAGGCGATGTTGTTCGATTCGCACTATGACGATTATCGCGGGGCCATCGCTTATGTGCGGCTGATGCAAGGAACGGCCGAGAAGGGGCAAAAAATTCGCTTCTTGCGCGCCGAAGCAACCTACGAAATTCTGGAGCTGGGCCAGTTTGTTCCGGAACGCAAAGCGGTGGACAAGTTGGTGGCGGGCGAAGTGGGCTATTTGATTTGCAACATTAAAGACATCAAAGATATTCACATCGGCGATACAGTCACGGTGCCCGGCGACAACGCCGCCCCCGCCCTGCCCGGCTATCGTCCGCCGCAGCGAATGGTGTATTGCGGTTTGTATCCGTCCGATGGCGAAAACTTCGAGGAGCTGCGCGATGCGCTGGGCAAGCTGGCGATCAATGATCCCAGCTTCGAATTCACGCCCGAAACCAGCGAAGCACTGGGCTTCGGCTTTCGCTGCGGCTTCCTGGGCCTGTTGCACATGGAAATTATTCAGCAGCGGCTGGAGCAGGAAGCGATTTTAGATTTAGTGCAAACGGCGCCGAACGTGACGTATCAAATTACCACTCGCAACGGCGAGGAGCTGGAAATTCACAACCCGCAAGATGTGCCCGACGCCGGACAAATTGAGGAATTCCGCCAGCCGGTGGTGCGCGTAAATTTTGTGCTGCCGGTGGAATACATTGGCCCGGTGATGCAGTTATGCACCGATCGACGGGGCACGTATAAACGCACCGAATATCTCGGTCCCACGCGGGCGATGATCACCTTCGATCTGCCGCTGGCCGAAGTGATTTACGACCTGCACGACAAACTGAAAAGCGTGACGCGCGGTTATGGCACGATGGATTACGAGTTGATCGGCTATGTGCCGGCCGATTTGGTGCGGATGGATATTTTGGTCGGCGGCAAAAAGGTTGATGCGCTGTCCATCATTTGCGATCGTCGCGATGCCGACCGCCGGGGCCGGGCCATCGTGAAAAAGCTGCGCACCGAAATCGACCGGCACATGTTCGAAATCGCGCTGCAAGCCGCCATTGGGAGCCGCATTATCGCCCGCGAAACCATTTCCGCCATGCGCAAAAACGTAACGGCCAAATGCTACGGCGGCGACATCACCCGCAAGCGCAAACTGTGGGCCAAGCAGCGCGAGGGGAAGAAACGGATGAAATCGATCGGCAGCGTCGACATTCCACAAAAGGCGTTTCTGGCCGTGCTGGAATCGGGGGATAAGGAGTAGGCGAATAGGCCCAGATTGTGGCGATTTCTTCGCAACTTTGGCGGCGTTAGCGGGTCTTGTGACAGGGGGCGAAAAGCCGTAGCTTACGGGACTGGCCCGGGTTAAGTTTAGTCCAACTGCAGCACCCCCGGCCGCAGACCGGGGGCTAAATGCAGGTACGGAGCGCGACTTTATTGTCCTGCGCAAGAACACTGAACGTGACCAACTCGCGGCATACGTACCGCTTTCTGCCTACACATACTCAGCCATGCCCATTCGTTCTACCCAGCCGCCGGTGCGGATTGCGATTGTCGGGGCGGGGAAGGTGAGCGATTACCATCATGTGCCGGGCATCCGGCTTGATTCGCGCGCGAAGCTGGTCGCCGCTTGCGATGCCGATGCGAAATTGCTGGAAGCGCGGCGTCGGGAATGGCAGATCGACAAAATCACGACCGATTTTGAAAAAATCTGCGCCGATCGGGAAATCGATGCGGTGATTATCGCCACGCCGAATTTCACGCATCGGCCAATCGCCCTGGCAGCCGCGCGGGCGGGCAAGCACATCATGTGTGAAAAGCCGCTGGGCTTGAACGCCGCCGAAGTGCGCGAAATGTATACGGCGGCGCGCGATTGCGGCGTGGTACACATGACGGCGTTCACGTATCGCTTTGCGCCGGCGATGCGGTATTTGCGGCAGCTTGTGAAAAACGGGGCGCTGGGCACGCCGCGGCACTTTCGCAGTCAGCGGTTTTTGGACTGGCCCGAAACGAGCTGGGCCTGGCGGCAATACAAAGATAAAGCCGGGGCGGGCGATTTGTTCGACATGACGATTCACCGGATCGATTTTGCCATTGATCTCTTGGGGCCGATCGAGCGGGTGTGCGGCGCGGTGGCGCGATTTACGGAGCGCACGATAACGGCGGATGGACAGCCGTGCCCGGCGTCGAACGTGGACGATTGGTCCAGTCTGTTGGGGGAATTTTCGTGCGGCGCAACGGGCGTGTGGGAAGGGACCACGCTAGCAAAGGGGTACGGGCGCAACGGCTTCGGTCACGAATGGGCGGAAATCAACGGGTCGGAAGGGAGCGCGGTGTATCAACTGCACTTGCCCAACACCATTCTTCTTGGGAAAACAGGCAGCGACTTAGCGCCGCAGCCGGTACCAGCCGAGCTGCTGAAACCGGCCGGCAGCCCGCGCGATCCGGGCCAAGGGGAGCCGGTGACGGTGTTTCGTTACGATTTGATGTGGGAGTTTGTTTCGGCGATTGTCGAGGGGCGCGACGCCGTGCCGAGTTTTTACGACGGATTGAATTCGCAGATTGTGGCCGACGCGGTGCTGCAATCGCACGCCGAGCGCCGGTGGATCGACACGCCGCTGGGGGAGAGGTAGTGGTCGATGGCCAGTGGTCAGTGGTCAGTTAATGCTAAACCGCAAGCGATTTATACAATATTATTCTTTCCAACCGTCTACCGCTTACTGCCTACCGCCTACCCGCCCATGGCCGATGCTCCTGAACAAAATTTGAAAGCTCCGCTGCGGCGGTTGACCGGCGTGCGGGTGATCGGCACAGGCAGCTTTTTGCCCGAGCCCGTGGTGCGGAACGAAGATTTGACGCAGTATGGATGCGACCCACAATGGATTTTCGAGCGCAGTGGCATCCGCGAGCGGCGACACGCACCGCCGGGTGTTTATACCAGCGACTTGGCGGTGGCTGCGGCCCGTAAGGCGCTGGACCGCGCCGGCGTGGCGGCGGGGGACATCGATCTGTTGGTGTTGGGCACCTTTACGCCCGATTTGCCGGTGCCGTCGACCGCTTGCCAAGTTCAGCACAAGTTGGGGTTGCGCTGCCCGGCGTTCGATGTATCGGCGGCGTGTGCTGGCTTTGTGTACGCCTTGGTGACCGGCTCGCAATTCGTGGGCACCGGCTGCAGCCGGACGGCGCTGGTAATTGGGGCCGACACCACGTCGCGGATTGTGGAGCCGCAGGACAAAAAAACCTATCCGTTGTTTGGCGACGGAGCGGGCGCCGTGCTGTTGGCGCGCGGCAGCGAGGAGCAAGGATTGATTGCTTACACGATGGGTTCCGACGGCTCCGGCGAAGACGTGCTGTGCATGAAAGCGGGCGGTTCGCGCCGGCCCACCAGTGCGGAAACCGTGGAGCGGCGCGAGCATTACATGCGGATGGAAGGCCGAAGCGTGTTCAAATGGGCGATTCGCGTGATCGACCGTTCGGTGCGCGACGTGCTGGAGCACGCCAAGCTGACGACCGACGATGTCGATTTGGTGGTGCTGCACCAGGCGAATGTGCGGATTTTGGACGCGGCGGCGGAGGAATTGGATATCGACCGGCGCAAGATATTTGTCAACTTGGAAAAGTATGGCAACACTTCGGCCGGGAGCATACCCCTGGCGCTGGACGAAGCCGTGCAACAAGGGCGCATCCGCCGCGGAAGCAATGTATTAGTTTGTGGCTTCGGCGCGGGGTTGGCGTGGGGCACCGCGCTGTGGCGGTGGTGATGGAATAATGCGAGCGCTCCGCTGGCGCATCGCGGCTGAACAAATTTTTGATTTCGGGTCGGAGTCAATATCTTCATTTTTCAATTTCA from Pirellulales bacterium harbors:
- a CDS encoding DUF1598 domain-containing protein, with amino-acid sequence MSRICLNRFPFAVFLAALATVGCMLVQVQTSQAQTTTTTTSTTSTSTTSTSTSTTTTSTSTTSTSTSSNIFGAAGVVVDANGVLRTEMFPDLTGQLARQRIAAARAALAATNPGVVKPSPLRKISLNRLEAALKQRQDNGLPPSEEMKYLAGLTRLQYVFYYPDTKDIVIAGPAEGWMSDPAGRVRGMTSLRPVVELDDLVTALRAFPPQGKATSQISCSIDPTQEGLQKMQQFLKEVGSRISAQNPQGDAEFIMAGLKENLGPQLIHIKGVPPDTHFAQVLVEADYRMKLIGIGLEHPPVKQLISWVDRVNPVAVNRNALQRWFFVPEYECVKETADDNAMQLQGDGVKLVNADEVVAPDGTRAPSGNIDGASRAFTEGFTKKYAELAAVSPVYAQLRNCIDLAVAAAFIQAKDYYGKAGWSMPLLGEEAIYHVETLTAPQQVDCIVNGLWRGHTLMTPIGGGVNIQPRRALSPDNLQRDDDGKVGQVHDSVDLKNLKPDQWWWD
- a CDS encoding chloride channel protein yields the protein MDAPQSQPPAAQPTPAEPPRIELPPISGLLLAGLAIGVGVIAGFGAVFFRALISLFHNLLFLGKLSLYYDANLHTPPFWLSGWEWLVIFVPVMGSVGVAWLVQNFAPEAKGHGVPEVMEAIGYRGGIIRPVVAAVKSLASGLSIGSGGSVGREGPIIQIGAAFGSTLGQIVSMTPQQRITLIAAGGGAGIAATFNTPIGGVLFAVELLLPIVSAATLMPVALAVAVATHIGRYFFGTFPSFNVPALRVPDFTLDSLGLAPVLIVAGVLLGLLAALFVRSIYWFEDRFDSLPGNYYTRHMLGMLCVGLLMYAMMTRTTGFEGGGHYFVQGVGYATIDDVLRGTLTAPGLLLLLVATKLLATSLTLGSGASGGVFSPLLFLGATAGASLGALAGNFTPHMTLTPAAMGVVGMAAMVGSATGAILTAIVMLFEMTRDYNVVLPIIITLAIADAVRRYVCPPTIYTLKLLRRGDIVAPGQISRS
- a CDS encoding FAD-dependent oxidoreductase; its protein translation is MHIENYQNLVIGSGVGGKLIGWTLAKRGQKTAVVERSMIGGSCPNVSCLPSKNVIFSAKAVSLVDPQTGLGVTTGKLEVDMPGVARRKRKMVADLVQMHLQNFKASGAELIMGNAKFIAPKTVEVTLNDGGLRQIRGDRVFLGLGSRAAIPPVPGLVDAAPLTHVEALELERVPQHLVLIGGGYVGLEFAQAMRRFGSRVTIVQMGQQLLEREDADIAAAVEQLMRDEGIDVLPQAQMLEVAGRSGSGVKIRLRVGGSEKTLEASDMLVATGRTPNTDKIDLAKTGVELDPRDFIKVNDRLQTTAADIWAVGDCAGSPMFTHVGEDDFRVVISNLDGGNRTTRDRLIPYCLFTDPELAHVGLSEREAQAKNVSYRLVKYPMAAVLRNFTLSAMRGFAKALIGPDDRILGFTVFGAEASEMMAVVQTAMIANLPYTALRDAIFTHPTAAEGLIGMFSNTPLEPMRN
- the lepA gene encoding translation elongation factor 4, with protein sequence MPDNAHIRNFCIIAHIDHGKSTLADRLIELTGTVQKREMQEQLLDDMDIERERGITIKARAVSMRYQYRGEEYELNLIDTPGHVDFHYEVSRSLSCCEGAVLLVDAFQGVEAQTVANALAAMEHNLVIVPALNKVDLKNARPDEVTLEMEQVLGIKPDEVLHTSGKTGVGVAELLEAIVQRIPPPQGDPAAPLQAMLFDSHYDDYRGAIAYVRLMQGTAEKGQKIRFLRAEATYEILELGQFVPERKAVDKLVAGEVGYLICNIKDIKDIHIGDTVTVPGDNAAPALPGYRPPQRMVYCGLYPSDGENFEELRDALGKLAINDPSFEFTPETSEALGFGFRCGFLGLLHMEIIQQRLEQEAILDLVQTAPNVTYQITTRNGEELEIHNPQDVPDAGQIEEFRQPVVRVNFVLPVEYIGPVMQLCTDRRGTYKRTEYLGPTRAMITFDLPLAEVIYDLHDKLKSVTRGYGTMDYELIGYVPADLVRMDILVGGKKVDALSIICDRRDADRRGRAIVKKLRTEIDRHMFEIALQAAIGSRIIARETISAMRKNVTAKCYGGDITRKRKLWAKQREGKKRMKSIGSVDIPQKAFLAVLESGDKE
- a CDS encoding Gfo/Idh/MocA family oxidoreductase codes for the protein MPIRSTQPPVRIAIVGAGKVSDYHHVPGIRLDSRAKLVAACDADAKLLEARRREWQIDKITTDFEKICADREIDAVIIATPNFTHRPIALAAARAGKHIMCEKPLGLNAAEVREMYTAARDCGVVHMTAFTYRFAPAMRYLRQLVKNGALGTPRHFRSQRFLDWPETSWAWRQYKDKAGAGDLFDMTIHRIDFAIDLLGPIERVCGAVARFTERTITADGQPCPASNVDDWSSLLGEFSCGATGVWEGTTLAKGYGRNGFGHEWAEINGSEGSAVYQLHLPNTILLGKTGSDLAPQPVPAELLKPAGSPRDPGQGEPVTVFRYDLMWEFVSAIVEGRDAVPSFYDGLNSQIVADAVLQSHAERRWIDTPLGER
- a CDS encoding beta-ketoacyl-ACP synthase III, with the translated sequence MADAPEQNLKAPLRRLTGVRVIGTGSFLPEPVVRNEDLTQYGCDPQWIFERSGIRERRHAPPGVYTSDLAVAAARKALDRAGVAAGDIDLLVLGTFTPDLPVPSTACQVQHKLGLRCPAFDVSAACAGFVYALVTGSQFVGTGCSRTALVIGADTTSRIVEPQDKKTYPLFGDGAGAVLLARGSEEQGLIAYTMGSDGSGEDVLCMKAGGSRRPTSAETVERREHYMRMEGRSVFKWAIRVIDRSVRDVLEHAKLTTDDVDLVVLHQANVRILDAAAEELDIDRRKIFVNLEKYGNTSAGSIPLALDEAVQQGRIRRGSNVLVCGFGAGLAWGTALWRW